CCAGGGATGAATTCTTGAGCAGCATGATCAATTCGTTGGTCAGCGAAGGTGCAACCTTGTTCATGACCTGCGGGATGAGGATACGCCAGAGGATGCGCGACTCGCTCATTCCCAGCGCCCGTGCCGCCTCGGCCTGTCCGGCGGGAATGCTCATGAATCCGCCGCGGTAGATCTCAGCCTGGAACGCCCCGGAGTTGAGACTCATGGAAAGGATTGCCGCCATGATGGGTGGAATCCCTATCCCGACAAGCGGAAGCATGTAAAAAACGATAAGCAGCAGCACCAGAATCGGGATGCCTCGCAGGGCGCTGATGAACACGGCCGCTGGCCAGCTCAGCAGTGTCCTGTTCGAGATGCGGCACAGGCAAACCAGCATACCGATCACGAGCCCGAGGGCGATGGACGCCATGGAGATGCCAAGAGTAACCCCGGCACCCTTGAGCAAGGTCGGCAGGCTGCTGAAAACAACTTCGAGTTTGAAGGCGGCGCTCATGTCGACTATCCTTGTGATTAGCGTTCCTGGGCCGCGGCGTCATGCGACCGGGAGGGTCGGGGGCCGGGACGCGCCTTGCGGCAGCGTGCAGGCCCCCCACACCATGGCCCCTACTGGATGGGAACGGGAAGCTCGTCGGCAGGCACAGGCATGGCGAATCCGAACCACTTCTTCTGCAACTCCTCCATCTTGCCGGAGGTGTTGAGTTTGCGCAGCCCCTCGTCGAAGAAGGCACTCAGGGACTTGGATTCCTCGTCCTTGCGGGCCGCCCAGGAGAAATAGACCTTGGGGCCGAAGGGCGGCGTGATGATGCGGAAGGCGTCGGGACGCTTCTTCACCGCGTCGGCCAGATTGGGGAAGGACTGGGCCACAGCGTCCACACGGCCTGCGGCCAAGTCGGCATAAGCCTCGTCGAAAGACACGTATTCCCGCACGTCGGAGAATTTCTTGCCGGCAGCGGCCAGAGTTTCACCCAGTCCCTTGAGAGCCTGCAGCTGGGCGGAACCGGTCTGGGAGGCGACAATCTTGTCCGCTGTGTCTTCAGCGGCCTTGATATCGGAATCGGCACGAACCAGCAGGGCCACAGTGGCATCGGCGATCGGCAGACTCAGCGAGTAGCGCTCGTAGCGTTCCTTGGTGGCGGTCACGGAAGTTACAATAAAGTCAAATTTACCTGCGGCCAGGCCGGGCAGGATGCCCTGCCACGGCACATCCAGCCGATTGGCCTTGACGCCGGGCAGGTCTTTCATGATCTCGGCCAGCAGATCCGCGGAATATCCCTCGATCTTGCCGTCCTGAACAAATTCGAAAGGAGGAAAGGCGGCCTCGGTGCCAATGACGATCTCACCCTTGGCCTTGACCTGCTCCAGCAGGTCCGCCCGGGCCGTGGCGGTCGAAAGGGTAGCCAGGGAAAGCGCTGCCAGCAGCAGGCTGGCGATTTTCATGAGAGGAAATTTTCTTGGGGTCTGAGGAAACATGGTCTGACTCCTAGTTGCATGTTGATTTTGGAAAGTTTAACTGCAAAACTTGAACATACTAAGCAGCTCCCATGCCAAAACTTTCATGAAATAAAATAGCAATAAATTACATCACATTCACACGGAATAAATGCAATAAAACATGCTTTGCAGACAGCTTGCGCCGATTATTTTTAACATTAATGTAGAAAAATGGCTTGTATTTCTTGAATCATATGCACATTATCGGCAAGTCTGCCGACAGGGCGCGAAGCAGCAGGCAACCAAGAACAAGAAACAACATCATGGCAGGATTATGGAAGGTGCGAAGAGGGAATCAACCGTGACCGCGATGGCGATGCAGAGCTGCCGAATGGGTCCGCCGGAATTTCATCCGGCCGGAAGCAAGAGGGCGTCCGAGCCCTGCATGCGGAAATGGATGCGTCTTTTCTAGATGGGAATCAGTAGGTTGGAGGAGTATTGACCCAGAGTACGCGTGCCGTGGACGCACCTCTGTTTTGGAAAGCGTGGGGAAGGTTGGAATCGAAGAAGAAGGAGTCTCCCTCGAAAAGATGGTACTGTTTGCCTTCGACACTGAGCTCAACCTCGCCTTCAAGGACGTAACCGACCTCCTCGCCTTCGTGCGAGATCGGCTCGATACTGCTCCCACTGGGCTCGATGATGTGGATGTGGGCCTGCAGATGATGCCCGGGCAGATGAGGCGAGAGGTATTCAAGGATGACACCCTTGCCGCTGACAAGCTGTGCCAGGTGACGCTGCCCTTTGCGGGACACCAGTTCGAGGGTGGGATTCTGCATGAACAGTGATCCCATATTCGTATCAAGTGCCTTGGAGATGTTGTGCAGCACGCGCATTGACGGATTGCCCTTGCCGTTCTCGATCTTGGAAAGCATGCTCTCGGAGCAGCCCACTTCGGCGGCCAGGGCCTGCAAGGTCAATCCCTTGGCCTTGCGCAGATGCCTGATATGCTGTCCCATTGTCGTTCTCTCGTCCATGCTGACCTCCCCGCCTTTATTGATACGAGAAATTTATAGCCAAAACTTTCATGATATTCAAGTTTGATTCATACAGCGTGTGTGAAATGCGATGTACACAAAGGTATTAATTCCGGCCCGTCCGGACTTGACGCGAAGCACACCCGGATCCGGCACGGCCAGGCCACGAATCTGCCCGGCATCCAGGCGCCCTCTCCGGCTATCAAAGCCCGTTGATTTCACCCTTCGAAAAAAGAGCCTTTCTCCCACCAATTTTCCATGATTGAGGGGATATTCTGTGTCGAATTTCAAATGGCCTGAATAAAAGAAACCCTCGCCGTTATTTTCGGCGAGGGTTTGTCTGGTCTGAACCGGTCTGGGACCGGCCGTGAAATCTGGAGCGGGAAACGAGATTTGAACTCGCGACTTCAACCTTGGCAAGGTTGCACTCTACCACTGAGTTACTCCCGCAATATTGGAGGCGGCATCCAGATTTGAACTGGAGAATGGAGGTTTTGCAGACCTCTGCCTTACCACTTGGCTATGCCGCCTTTTCTCGTGGAGCGGGAAACGGGACTCGAACCCGCAACCCTCAGCTTGGAAGGCTGATGCTCTAGCCATTGAGCTACTCCCGCCCGCGAGGATCAAGCAGCTACTGCAACCGCCCGTGCCCGTCAAGGAAAAATAAGGGGTTACCAGGCTGCCCCAAAACGGCGATCTGCTTCGTCACTGCAGAAAATCCAGACCCTCACGTATCTTAAAATACGCTTCGGCCCTGGATTTTCTTTGTTCCTCGCATCTCACCATTTTGGAACAGCCTGGATATTTGTAATTATTCAGGCTGTCAGCTCTACCCGAGCCCCTGGCCCGGCTCCATGATGCAGCCGGTGAGCGTGGTCTCGTAGCCACCCAGCTTTTCGATGCGTTCCTTGAAGGATGCCGAGCGGATCAAATCCAGCGCCACTTCGGTCTTCCAGTCCGCATGTTCAGGCAGAAAGGCCAGATCGTAGCGCTCCCGCGCCAGGGGCACGAAATCAAGCCCCAGGGCGTTGGCGGCCGCAAAAATCCCCAGTCCGCAGGAGGCCGTCCCGGTCAGCACGTTGACGGCCACCGCCATGTGCGTGAACTCCTCCTTCTCGTACCCGTTCACCTGTTCCGGGCTGATACCGGCCTGCCGCAGGTGGTAATCGAGCAGAATGCGCGTCCCGGCCCCGCGCTGACGGTTGATGAAGCGCACCTCAGGCCGGACGAGATCCCCCACTCCGCTGATGCCCAGCGGATTTCCCTTGGCCACGATGAGTCCCTGATGCCGGATGGCCAGATTGACGCACGAGACGCTGAGGCCGGGCAGGTACTTGCGGAAAAAGGGAAAGTTGAAATCCCCGCTTTGCTCGTCGAAGAGGTGGGTCCCGGCCATGAGCGCCGAACGGTTTTTAAGGGCCGTGAGGCCGCCCATGGAGCCCACATGGCTGGAGGCAATGCGCACCGGCCTGACCAGGCCCATAAGCTCGTTGCCGAGCACGTCGATGATGTTGTCGTGACTGCCAACCACGACCAGGGTCTGGTCCAGCTCCGCCGCCGGGACAAGCAGCTCGGCCCGGACCGTCGAGGCGGCCTCGACGCCCTCGCTGTCTACCGGAATGCGGGTCACGCCCTGGGCGCGGATGAGAGTGGTCAGCATGCCCGCGCCGCGCCCCAGGGGCGTGGCTACCAGCTTCTCCCCGACCCGGCCGATGGCCAGGCGGACCAGCTCTTCCGTGCCGAGCTTGGAAGGGATCTTGCGCGCCAGCTCCACGTCCACCACCGGCCTGACCGGAGGCGTCTTGCGGGACAACCAGGACAGGAGCGGGATGAGCAGTTCCTCGAAACAGACCACCGCGGAAACCGGATATCCCGGCGCGCCGACAATGAGCTTGCCCTCGATGACGCCCAGAATGGAGGGCTTGCCGGGCATGAGGTCAATGCCGTGGACCAGGACCCGACCCAGGTTCTCTATGATGGAGCGGGAAAAATCCTTGGACCCGGCCGAGGACCCTGCGCCGATGACGACGACATGGTTCGGCCCTCTCACGGCCTCGCGCACCGCTGCGGTCAGGGCCTCCTCGTTGTCCGGCACGGGATCGACCCTGGTGAAGACGCAGCCCTGGGCAGCGGCCAGGCCTGCGAAGACCTGCGAATTGCTCTCGATGACCTGCCCGGGACGCGGACTTGGGCGCATGTTGAAATCGAGGACCTCGTCGCCGGTGGGAATGAAGGCCATGCGCAGCTCTTCCCAGACCGGCACCTCCCAGATTCCGGCGCTCAGGAGCCCGCCCACGTCATAGGCAGAGAGCAGCCTGTTCTGGGGCAGGAGAAGCTCCGTGGCCACTATGTCCTCGCCGATGCGGCGCACGTGCTGCATGGGGAAGACCGGGGTTTCAAGCTCGATGAAGTCGTCGGTGTCGCGTACGGCCTTCTCTATCATGAGCACCCCGTCCATACCCTCGGGCAGGGGATGCCCGGTGTTCACGGGCGCGCACTGGCTGCCCTTGGCCAGGCGCACGGGTCGCCCTTCGCGGGCGGCGAAGGTGGACTCGGCTTTGAGGGCATAGCCGTCCATGGCCGCGCTGTGAAACGTCGGGGAAGAGCATACCGCGTACACCGCCTGCGCCGTGACCCGGCCACAGGCCTGATGCGAGGGGATCGTCTCCCTGCCGACCAGACGGTCACGGTCAAGGGCGGCCATGGTCAGTTGCAGGGCCTCGTCCACGGGCACGGTCTTGAGATATATGTTTCTTTTTTTCATTGATATTTCGAAGGTTAGAAGATCCAGACATCCACATCCTGACCGGCTCGCATGCCTTCCAGGGACGCAGGCAACCGCACCAGTCCGTCGGCATCAAGCATGGTGCGCAGGAGCCCCGACTTGCCGAGACGCGGCATGGCCACGATCTCCCCGTCCTGTTCTTCAAGCCGTACCCGCACGTAATCCTCGCGGCCGGGTTTGGAGGACAGGTTGGCCCCGAGTCTGGCCGGACGCATAAGCAGGCGCCCGGGGTCGAAGGCCCCCGCGTCGCCCCCCAGATGCACCAGGAGCGGCTGTCCGAAGACCAGCATGACGATCTGGGCGGATGTGACCTGACCGGGGAGCCCAAGCACCGGCTTGCCCCCGACACGCGCAAGAATGGTCGGCTTGCCGGGACTGATGGACACGCCGTGGGCCAGAATTTCGCTGTCCGGGAAGGATTCGAGAACCTCGATGGTCAGATCGCGCGTCCCGATGGAACTGCCGCCGGAGATGAAGACCACGTCGTTCTCCTCCAGGCAGCGGACCAGAGCCTCCTGCAGGGCCTTGCGCACATCGGGAACCAGTCCGTGAGAGCTGACCCGAGCACCCGCCTGCCGGGCCATGCAGGCCAGGGTATGGGAGTTGACGTCCCGGATTTGTCCTGGTCTGGGCACGGATTCGACCGGGACCAGTTCGTCTCCGGTGGAGACAATGCCGCAGCGGGGCTGGCGAAAAACTTTCGCAGCAAGACAGCCGATGGCGGCCATGAGTCCCACTTCCTGCGGGCGCAGACGCCGTCCGGCGGGCACGGCCACCTGCCCCTGCCCCACGTCCTCGCCCCGAAGCATGACATTCTCGCCAGGGGTAACGGTCTTGCGTATCTCCACGGTCGTGTCCCCAAGCATCTGGGTGTGCTCGACCATGATCACGGCATCCGCACCCGGCGGCAGGCTCCCGCCCGTGGCGATGCCCATGCATTCTCCGGAATTCAGGGGACGGCTGACGACCTCGTCGATGGCCGCGCTGCGGGCAAGCTCCACATAGGCGGGGTTGCCCTCGCTCGCGCCGAAGGTGTCGGCCGCACGCACGGCATAGCCATCCATGCAGGAACGGTCGAGGGCCGGGATGTCATCGCCGGAGAGGATGTCTTCGGCCAGGACGCGGCCAAGACACTCATTGAGGGGCAAAATCTCGGTATCCACGGGCGTAAAACCCTGCAACAGCTCGCAAAACAGGGCCGGGGAAATGACCCGGAAAAAACCATGATCCATTCCTAGTCCGCCTTGAAAGATGAAAGTTTGGTCTCCGGGTAGGCATCGGCATAATACTGCACTTCCTCGCCGAAAATATCCTGGGCCTTGCCCTTGGCGTACGTCTCGATGTCGCTCTGCAGCTGCAGAAACTGCCGGGCAAGCTGACGACCCACGGGGGTGAGCTCATAGCGCTGCCCCTTGCCCTTGATCTTCTGCACAAGTGGTTTGCCGATGCTCTCTTCGGCGGCCTTGAGCTTGCCCCAGGCGGCCCGGTACGACATCTTCATGTCCGTTGCCGCCTGCCTGAGCGACCCGCACTCCTCGATTTTTTCGAGCAAAAGGGCCCGGCCAATGCCCAGAAAAATCTTCTCGTTGCGTTCAAACCAGACGTGCAGACGCAAGGTCAGAGTGCCCTCGATTTTGGATTCGGTCATGGATTCCCCCTCCCGGCTGAGGATGATG
The Deltaproteobacteria bacterium HGW-Deltaproteobacteria-18 genome window above contains:
- a CDS encoding molybdopterin molybdenumtransferase MoeA; amino-acid sequence: MDHGFFRVISPALFCELLQGFTPVDTEILPLNECLGRVLAEDILSGDDIPALDRSCMDGYAVRAADTFGASEGNPAYVELARSAAIDEVVSRPLNSGECMGIATGGSLPPGADAVIMVEHTQMLGDTTVEIRKTVTPGENVMLRGEDVGQGQVAVPAGRRLRPQEVGLMAAIGCLAAKVFRQPRCGIVSTGDELVPVESVPRPGQIRDVNSHTLACMARQAGARVSSHGLVPDVRKALQEALVRCLEENDVVFISGGSSIGTRDLTIEVLESFPDSEILAHGVSISPGKPTILARVGGKPVLGLPGQVTSAQIVMLVFGQPLLVHLGGDAGAFDPGRLLMRPARLGANLSSKPGREDYVRVRLEEQDGEIVAMPRLGKSGLLRTMLDADGLVRLPASLEGMRAGQDVDVWIF
- a CDS encoding amino acid ABC transporter, whose translation is MSAAFKLEVVFSSLPTLLKGAGVTLGISMASIALGLVIGMLVCLCRISNRTLLSWPAAVFISALRGIPILVLLLIVFYMLPLVGIGIPPIMAAILSMSLNSGAFQAEIYRGGFMSIPAGQAEAARALGMSESRILWRILIPQVMNKVAPSLTNELIMLLKNSSLASSITVVELLRTSQQIVSNTYRPTELYLTAALLYILMSIAISVASDTARRKFYHGGRVTA
- a CDS encoding ABC transporter substrate-binding protein, producing MKIASLLLAALSLATLSTATARADLLEQVKAKGEIVIGTEAAFPPFEFVQDGKIEGYSADLLAEIMKDLPGVKANRLDVPWQGILPGLAAGKFDFIVTSVTATKERYERYSLSLPIADATVALLVRADSDIKAAEDTADKIVASQTGSAQLQALKGLGETLAAAGKKFSDVREYVSFDEAYADLAAGRVDAVAQSFPNLADAVKKRPDAFRIITPPFGPKVYFSWAARKDEESKSLSAFFDEGLRKLNTSGKMEELQKKWFGFAMPVPADELPVPIQ
- a CDS encoding ModE family transcriptional regulator produces the protein MTESKIEGTLTLRLHVWFERNEKIFLGIGRALLLEKIEECGSLRQAATDMKMSYRAAWGKLKAAEESIGKPLVQKIKGKGQRYELTPVGRQLARQFLQLQSDIETYAKGKAQDIFGEEVQYYADAYPETKLSSFKAD
- a CDS encoding molybdopterin biosynthesis protein, whose amino-acid sequence is MKKRNIYLKTVPVDEALQLTMAALDRDRLVGRETIPSHQACGRVTAQAVYAVCSSPTFHSAAMDGYALKAESTFAAREGRPVRLAKGSQCAPVNTGHPLPEGMDGVLMIEKAVRDTDDFIELETPVFPMQHVRRIGEDIVATELLLPQNRLLSAYDVGGLLSAGIWEVPVWEELRMAFIPTGDEVLDFNMRPSPRPGQVIESNSQVFAGLAAAQGCVFTRVDPVPDNEEALTAAVREAVRGPNHVVVIGAGSSAGSKDFSRSIIENLGRVLVHGIDLMPGKPSILGVIEGKLIVGAPGYPVSAVVCFEELLIPLLSWLSRKTPPVRPVVDVELARKIPSKLGTEELVRLAIGRVGEKLVATPLGRGAGMLTTLIRAQGVTRIPVDSEGVEAASTVRAELLVPAAELDQTLVVVGSHDNIIDVLGNELMGLVRPVRIASSHVGSMGGLTALKNRSALMAGTHLFDEQSGDFNFPFFRKYLPGLSVSCVNLAIRHQGLIVAKGNPLGISGVGDLVRPEVRFINRQRGAGTRILLDYHLRQAGISPEQVNGYEKEEFTHMAVAVNVLTGTASCGLGIFAAANALGLDFVPLARERYDLAFLPEHADWKTEVALDLIRSASFKERIEKLGGYETTLTGCIMEPGQGLG
- a CDS encoding transcriptional regulator produces the protein MGQHIRHLRKAKGLTLQALAAEVGCSESMLSKIENGKGNPSMRVLHNISKALDTNMGSLFMQNPTLELVSRKGQRHLAQLVSGKGVILEYLSPHLPGHHLQAHIHIIEPSGSSIEPISHEGEEVGYVLEGEVELSVEGKQYHLFEGDSFFFDSNLPHAFQNRGASTARVLWVNTPPTY